The genomic window GAACTCATTTCCGTCTTAGCCAAACATTTGAGCGATTGTAGTTTCCGCATTTACGTATGCGATGAAGACGGATTTCAACAATCCGCGAACATATTTAAACGAGGCGAAACGTGGGAGTTACAGCCACAATACGAAATGAAAAATTGGAGCTGGCGTCCGTATTTTTTAGAGAACATTATTCGCATGCGTTCTCGCAAACGCGGCATTTTATCTGATTTATACAGCGACATTGAGACAGGTGAAACGATTCGCACATACTCCTATCCGATTGATGAACATCATTATTTGTTTATCGATTTAACGTATGAGTATTTGTTTGAGCATAACGCCCATTTGTAATAAAACATCGCTCGCGGTGGAAAAGTAAGCGTAAGGCGCAAACGTTATGTCACGACAAGGCGATGTTTGCGCTCCGTTTCCTAGAGAGGTGAGCGATGATGGATACATTTTCTTGGATGCTTTTACTTGTTGCTAGCGGGGTATTAGTCGGGGGACTTGTTTATACGTATCAAGTAGGGAAGCGACAAAAAGTGCAAGGCGAATACGATACGCCCGTCGGTGAAAAAGTGGCTGCTCATCCGTATGTGCGCAATCCGATTTTCATTGCATACATCGTGTTTGTCGCTCTTTTGCTCGGGTATATCGCATACGTCGCCTTTCAAACGTAAGCCCGCTTTTGTGGGCTTTCGTTTTTGTTTACTTTTTTCGCGAATCTTGGTACAGTAGTGAATAGTCGTTGAAATACGTATCGGAAAGGAATGAATGTCATGTCGCAATTATTAGGCATTATCCAACGGTTAATTAGCTTACAAGAACAAAAAACAGGAACGAACGAAGCGCCACAACGCAACTTTGAAGTGAATGGTGAAAAAAAATGTAGCGTGACATATTATGAAAAAACGAACACGTTCGTATTAGAAGTGTACGAAAAAGGCGAGAAGCCGAAATCGTATCAATTCGACAACATTGATATGATCGCCATTGAAATTTTCGATTTGTTGAATTAAGTCTTCACATAGGTGAAGGCTTTTTTATTGCACTTCTCGCTTTTCCATATCGAAACGAACATGATACAATGACAAATGGGGATTATATTGTGAAAGGCGGAATGACGATGCAACAACCATCGCTGACTGAACTGATGATTCCGTCCGATAAAGTGGCGCACGTGCAAGTGGGGAATCATTTACAACACGCGTTACTCGTCTTAACGCGCACAGGATACTCGGCTATCCCAGTATTAGATATGACGTATAAACTGCAAGGACTCATTAGTATGACGATGATTATGGATGCCATTTTAGGCATTGAGCGGATCGAGTTCGAGCGGCTTGACACGATGAAAGTGGAACAAGCGATGCAGCGCAACATCCCGCGTCTACATGTAAACGATTCATTTTTAAAAGCGTTAAAGTTGCTTATTGATCACCCCTTTTTATGCGTAGAAAATGATGACGGTTATTTTGTAGGCATCGTGACGCGCCGTGAAATATTAAAGCGGTTCAATCGCTCGATGTACGAAAAGCGACAATAGGCTTGTCACCGTTTATATCATTTGTTAAAGTAAAAAAATAAAACGATAAGGAGGAAGTTGTGATGATGATGGATGCAAATGAAATTATTTCCTTTATTCAAAATAGTAAAAAGAAAACACCTGTGAAAGTATACATAAAAGGAGACATAGCTGACATCGATTTTGGCCCGAGCGCAAAAACATTTATTACAGGTCAGACAGGCGTCGTATTTGGCGAATGGGCGGACATTGAAGCAGCGCTTGAAGCGAACAAACATAAAATTGAAGACTACGTCGTGGAAAACGACCGTCGCAATTCTGCCATTCCACTTCTTGATTTAAAACATATTAAAGCGCGCATCGAGCCGGGAGCGATCATTCGCGATCAAGTGCAAA from Anoxybacillus gonensis includes these protein-coding regions:
- the cbpB gene encoding cyclic-di-AMP-binding protein CbpB, with the protein product MTNGDYIVKGGMTMQQPSLTELMIPSDKVAHVQVGNHLQHALLVLTRTGYSAIPVLDMTYKLQGLISMTMIMDAILGIERIEFERLDTMKVEQAMQRNIPRLHVNDSFLKALKLLIDHPFLCVENDDGYFVGIVTRREILKRFNRSMYEKRQ
- a CDS encoding YkuJ family protein, with product MSQLLGIIQRLISLQEQKTGTNEAPQRNFEVNGEKKCSVTYYEKTNTFVLEVYEKGEKPKSYQFDNIDMIAIEIFDLLN